One Mesoplodon densirostris isolate mMesDen1 chromosome X, mMesDen1 primary haplotype, whole genome shotgun sequence genomic region harbors:
- the LOC132481671 gene encoding OTU domain-containing protein 6A-like, with the protein MEDSQSEHQRMLRRHKREKAELQAHIQGMKSSVPKSDKKRRKQLLLDVARLEAEMEQKHQQELQKFQESFPDNSNLDSVTEDLGKLDLEDKPPHLSRAQRRRERKVALERERQERMAKAEMEHLASFRHDEEMKLDAILWARNLEMKDIPADGHCMYRAIQDQLVFSVTVESLRRRTAEYMRKHVEDFLPFYSDPETGDACSRDDFLSYCDDIVFSASCGGQLELRALSHVLQTPIEVIQGNSPAVVFGEEYTKKPLTLVYRSYSMCGEHYNSVKPLDTGSVRCPACRLL; encoded by the coding sequence ATGGAAGATTCACAGAGTGAGCATCAGCGGATGTTACGACGCCACAAGCGCGAGAAGGCAGAGCTGCAGGCCCACATTCAGGGCATGAAGAGCTCGGTCCCCAAGAGcgacaagaagagaagaaagcagtTGCTCCTCGATGTGGCCCGCCTCGAGGCCGAGATGGAGCAGAAGCACCAGCAGGAGCTGCAGAAGTTCCAGGAGAGTTTCCCTGATAACAGCAACCTCGATTCAGTCACTGAAGATCTGGGCAAGCTGGATCTCGAGGACAAGCCTCCTCACCTCTCGAGGGCACAGAGAAGGCGCGAAAGAAAGGTGGCCCTcgagagagaaaggcaggagagGATGGCCAAGGCTGAGATGGAGCATCTGGCCAGCTTCCGCCATGACGAGGAAATGAAGCTCGACGCCATCCTGTGGGCCAGGAATCTGGAGATGAAGGATATCCCGGCCGACGGCCACTGCATGTACCGCGCCATCCAAGACCAGCTGGTGTTCTCCGTGACCGTGGAGAGCCTGCGGAGGCGCACCGCCGAGTACATGCGGAAGCATGTCGAGGACTTCCTGCCCTTCTACAGCGACCCCGAAACCGGCGACGCCTGCAGCCGCGACGACTTCTTGAGCTACTGCGACGACATCGTGTTCAGCGCGTCGTGTGGAGGCCAGCTCGAGCTGAGGGCCCTGTCGCACGTCCTGCAGACCCCCATCGAGGTGATCCAGGGCAACTCGCCCGCCGTCGTCTTCGGAGAGGAGTACACCAAGAAGCCGCTCACCCTGGTCTACAGGAGCTACTCCATGTGCGGGGAGCACTACAACTCGGTGAAGCCGCTCGACACCGGCTCCGTCAGGTGCCCGGCCTGCCGTCTCTTGTAG